The Cylindrospermum stagnale PCC 7417 genome segment GATTTTGTAGTAAAAATGTTGATAAAAGTGTTGAAGAATGGTTTTTACCTGTCAGCTTGAGAGAATAACGAAAATTCTTTTGAAAAAAGCTGTCTACACGCTTTAAGATTTCTTGAGGTGATTTAGTTTGAATATCAAGTTTACTGATAGTTTGATTTATTGCTGTTCGTTCTTTGGGGGGGATTTGCAAATCATCTTCTGTCGGTGCGCTATCCAAAGAAAGAGTATTATTAAAATTGAGTTGGTAAACGATATCATTAACTTTCCCTTCTACTTTTACCGTACCATATTTACTCTTTTCCATTTGGCTAACTTGTAATTCATCAATTTGGAATGTACCATCTACCAGCCTTAATAAACCTTTACCGCGATTAAGTGTAGTAGAAACAGTGAGTGTAGAACTATTTGCTGGTTTATCGCCTAAATTCCAAGTCTTACCATTGCCTTGCGGTTTAACAGTCCTAAATTGAGGTTTCAATGCCAACCAAGTAGAAGATTTGTATTTATTATAAGTTGCTTCTCTTAGCAGTAAAGGCAAAGCTTGTTGAGTCTCAGCACTGACCCTGAAGACAATATCGTTAGACTGTTTTAAAGTGCCGATTGCTCCCATACTTGTTTGTTTCTTGAAAGCATCTATCTCTTGTCCGACGCCATTGCTTAACCATGCTACAACACTTTCTTCAAACTTCATTTGAAGTTGAGCCACCCCTATCTGTCCGATGAATCCAATTATTCCGGCAAGCAGGATTAGACATAACCAAAGAATAGGCGAAAATCTTTTAGACCGCAGAAACCAAAAAGCAACCGATGAAAGTAAAAACATTCCGATATAAAAAGAAATGTTCTGAGTATTGGCGTTTCCAGCAGAAAAAATACAAAGAGCAAAATATGGATAAGTTAAATTAATAGTAAATCTGGTCGATTTCTCTTTTGTAGTTATATTTTTCAAAAAAAGTGTACGAATATCAATAGTTTCATTGACAGAATATGCCTGAACAGCTAAAAGAGGGAAAAATGCAAATGGCAGTAGCTCTAAAAGAGTATATATGAAATAAAGTGTGCCTTGAGTAATGAGAATATAAACTAATAAAGAGACCAGGAGCATCAAACACAGATTAGCAATGCGCCGGAAATCATCACTAGAGAAATCCCACCGCAAATGAATGAAGCGCGAGCCTTCCAGAATTACAGCCATCAGTAGAGCAAAAATCCATAATCCCGTCTGCAAACCCCAAAATATTAAAGCAGCACCAAGGAGAAAAGGAGGTGTTTTCATAACTTCATTAATCGCTCCTGTATTGTCCCCAATTTTAAGGTATGAAAAGTTGTGAATTCATCTTGGATAAAATTAAATTTATCTAGATTGTCTTTTTTGTCTAGAAGAATTAATACTAAGGTATGGATACCCATTCTCTTGAGATAATCGACTAATTTTTGTCT includes the following:
- a CDS encoding transglutaminase-like domain-containing protein, with translation MKTPPFLLGAALIFWGLQTGLWIFALLMAVILEGSRFIHLRWDFSSDDFRRIANLCLMLLVSLLVYILITQGTLYFIYTLLELLPFAFFPLLAVQAYSVNETIDIRTLFLKNITTKEKSTRFTINLTYPYFALCIFSAGNANTQNISFYIGMFLLSSVAFWFLRSKRFSPILWLCLILLAGIIGFIGQIGVAQLQMKFEESVVAWLSNGVGQEIDAFKKQTSMGAIGTLKQSNDIVFRVSAETQQALPLLLREATYNKYKSSTWLALKPQFRTVKPQGNGKTWNLGDKPANSSTLTVSTTLNRGKGLLRLVDGTFQIDELQVSQMEKSKYGTVKVEGKVNDIVYQLNFNNTLSLDSAPTEDDLQIPPKERTAINQTISKLDIQTKSPQEILKRVDSFFQKNFRYSLKLTGKNHSSTLLSTFLLQNRSGHCEYFATATTLILRALGIPTRYAVGYSVHEFSNLEKQYIVRSRHAHAWTMVYLDNRWQAFDTTPADWTGIEDATASKWSFISDLWSFLGFRLSSWLGNVRGSSLFKYAWWLVLPFILIVMRRLVPQKGVRRVSTKQILLKPSNKFDPTRKNSEFYAIEKALNELGFIRNHSESLKHWIQRLKEELSSSQVDDLTSLIELHYRDRFDPAGIKETERAKFKSAVQSWLDKYSHPQ